In Deinococcus terrestris, one DNA window encodes the following:
- a CDS encoding PIG-L deacetylase family protein → MSHREPLTPSSLPGPVWVVSPHPDDEALGCGGLIAALSGAGQEVWVLLLSDGGLSHPNSQTYPRERLAGARLAEWRAGLAELGVPGARTRALGLPDGELHACAGAIAGGALAAFREAPPGTLLLPWARDPHPDHRAAWAPLLSAARAFPAVRRLAYTVWLEERGESADHPRPGETRPLTLDVRPWLAPKRRAILAHRTQLGLIADDPHGFTLPATLVERALSGTETYHEVLTQEVPA, encoded by the coding sequence GTGAGCCACCGCGAGCCGCTGACCCCATCCTCCCTCCCCGGCCCGGTCTGGGTCGTCTCTCCCCACCCCGACGACGAGGCGCTGGGGTGCGGCGGCCTGATCGCCGCACTTTCCGGAGCCGGGCAGGAGGTGTGGGTGCTCCTGCTCAGCGACGGGGGGCTGTCTCATCCCAACTCGCAGACGTACCCGCGTGAGCGGCTGGCCGGGGCAAGGCTCGCGGAGTGGCGGGCGGGGCTGGCCGAGCTGGGCGTCCCCGGGGCGCGAACCCGGGCGCTGGGATTGCCCGACGGCGAACTGCACGCCTGCGCCGGGGCCATCGCCGGGGGTGCCCTCGCCGCCTTCCGGGAGGCCCCGCCCGGCACGCTGCTGCTGCCCTGGGCACGCGATCCCCACCCCGACCACCGCGCGGCGTGGGCACCGCTGCTCTCGGCGGCCCGCGCCTTTCCCGCCGTCCGGCGGCTGGCCTATACGGTCTGGCTGGAGGAGCGCGGCGAGAGTGCCGACCACCCCCGCCCCGGCGAGACCCGGCCCCTCACGCTGGACGTGCGGCCCTGGCTGGCCCCCAAGCGGCGGGCGATCCTGGCCCACCGCACCCAGCTCGGCCTGATCGCGGACGATCCGCACGGCTTCACCCTGCCCGCGACCCTGGTGGAGAGGGCGCTGAGCGGCACCGAGACGTACCATGAGGTCCTGACCCAGGAGGTGCCCGCATGA
- a CDS encoding acyl-CoA dehydrogenase family protein — MTDRTSGAPQRPDAAFAGLPAAVAAALEGEAAARDADGAFPAASFQALQGAGLLTAPLPASLGGRDVGGEALLRLLRQIGRASLAVGRVYEGHVNALGLIQRYGTPAQLARAARDAHAGELFGVWNTEDGPGLRLVRAAEGLTLTGGKTFASGLGHVTRPLLPAEAEGGRVMVLLPTGREPGTPDHAFWQPLGMRATVSGRVDYTGAQVREEDLIGQPGDYYRQPEFGGGALRFLAVQLGGADAVVASARAVLRGLGRAGDDVQRLRFAEVAVRLEAAWQLTREAQRRMDALPDGADPAPLLAYVALARTATEDACLLAAEAAERAVGARGLLAPWPTERLLRDLRMYLRQPAPDAARLAVGAWLLDAPEDRNSPWEEG; from the coding sequence GTGACCGACAGGACTTCAGGGGCGCCGCAGCGTCCGGACGCTGCGTTTGCCGGACTGCCTGCCGCCGTGGCCGCCGCGTTGGAGGGCGAGGCCGCCGCGCGGGACGCCGACGGGGCCTTTCCCGCCGCCTCCTTCCAGGCCCTGCAGGGGGCGGGGCTGCTGACCGCCCCCCTGCCCGCGTCGCTGGGCGGCCGGGACGTGGGCGGCGAGGCGCTGCTGCGGCTGCTGCGGCAGATTGGCCGCGCCAGCCTGGCCGTGGGCCGGGTCTACGAGGGCCACGTCAACGCGCTGGGGCTGATCCAGCGCTACGGCACGCCCGCTCAGCTCGCCCGCGCCGCCCGGGACGCCCACGCCGGGGAGCTGTTCGGCGTGTGGAACACCGAGGACGGGCCGGGGCTGCGGCTGGTGCGGGCGGCGGAGGGCCTGACCCTCACGGGCGGCAAGACCTTCGCCTCCGGGCTGGGGCACGTGACCCGCCCCTTGCTGCCCGCCGAGGCCGAGGGAGGCCGAGTGATGGTCCTGCTCCCCACCGGGCGCGAGCCGGGCACTCCCGACCACGCCTTCTGGCAGCCGCTGGGGATGCGGGCGACCGTCTCGGGCCGGGTGGACTACACCGGGGCGCAGGTGAGGGAGGAGGACCTGATCGGGCAGCCCGGCGACTACTACCGCCAGCCCGAGTTCGGCGGCGGGGCGCTGCGTTTTCTGGCCGTGCAACTCGGCGGGGCGGACGCCGTGGTCGCCTCGGCGCGGGCGGTCCTGCGGGGCCTGGGCCGTGCGGGGGACGACGTGCAGCGCCTGCGCTTCGCGGAGGTGGCGGTGCGGCTGGAGGCAGCCTGGCAGCTCACCCGCGAGGCCCAGAGACGAATGGACGCCCTGCCGGACGGGGCTGACCCTGCCCCCCTGCTCGCGTACGTGGCCCTGGCCCGCACCGCCACCGAGGACGCCTGCCTGCTCGCCGCCGAGGCCGCCGAGCGGGCGGTGGGTGCCCGTGGCCTGCTGGCGCCCTGGCCCACCGAGCGGCTGCTGCGCGACCTGCGGATGTACCTCCGGCAGCCTGCCCCCGACGCGGCGCGGCTGGCGGTGGGCGCGTGGCTGCTGGACGCCCCCGAGGACCGCAATAGCCCCTGGGAGGAGGGGTGA
- a CDS encoding TrmB family transcriptional regulator produces the protein MSAVIHLQALGLTEYEARAYTALLALGRAVPARVARQAGIPRPKIYETLERLEGRGLAARVGQNPLEYAPLSAREYLARARRSFDDRLGALDRDLSRLAPDPAPEAVYHLYGEAAIRSLCEDLTLNARQRVYMAGETPLAERLERLTPRGVELRRAALAGLPPIAAEGQRPFLLARDGEAAVIAHFIDEGGPGEAHGVHTHNPVVVHLIEGYVRLAARSAGPGVDKVEAPL, from the coding sequence ATGAGCGCCGTGATTCACCTGCAAGCGTTGGGCCTGACCGAGTACGAGGCGCGGGCCTACACTGCTCTGCTTGCCCTCGGCCGCGCCGTGCCCGCCCGCGTGGCGCGGCAGGCAGGCATTCCCCGGCCCAAGATCTACGAGACCCTGGAACGCCTTGAGGGCCGGGGCCTGGCCGCGCGGGTCGGCCAGAACCCGCTGGAATATGCCCCCCTGAGTGCCCGTGAGTACCTCGCGCGGGCGCGGCGTTCCTTTGATGACCGCCTCGGGGCGCTCGACCGCGACCTCTCGCGCCTCGCTCCCGACCCCGCCCCCGAGGCGGTGTACCACCTTTACGGGGAGGCGGCCATCCGCAGCCTGTGCGAGGACCTCACGCTGAATGCCCGGCAGCGGGTCTACATGGCGGGCGAGACGCCCCTGGCCGAGCGGCTGGAGCGCCTGACCCCGCGCGGGGTGGAGCTGCGCCGCGCCGCGCTCGCGGGCCTGCCCCCTATCGCCGCCGAGGGCCAGCGTCCCTTTTTGCTCGCCCGCGACGGCGAGGCTGCCGTGATCGCACACTTTATCGACGAGGGCGGCCCCGGCGAGGCCCACGGCGTGCACACGCACAACCCGGTGGTCGTCCACCTGATCGAGGGGTACGTGCGGCTGGCGGCCCGCAGCGCCGGGCCGGGCGTTGACAAGGTGGAAGCTCCGCTGTAA